In the genome of Lathyrus oleraceus cultivar Zhongwan6 chromosome 4, CAAS_Psat_ZW6_1.0, whole genome shotgun sequence, the window GAGACACCTTCGGTCTCTCCATGAATCTACTTGCAATACCGACACTAAAAGCCAAATCTGGTCGCGTATTGCACAAATACCATAACGATCCAATCAAGCTCCGGTAAAGCGTTGGATCGATATCATCCTCCTCATCACTTTTGGACAGATGCACTCTAGCCTCACAAGGTGTAATACATGCATTACAATGCTCCATATCACACTTTTTCAAAATATCTAGAGCATACCTCCTTTGGTGCATAAGCAACCCTACTTTTGACTTGTGAAACTCTATGACAAGGAAGTAATTCATGACACCAGGTCCATCATCTCAAACTCTCTCATGAGCTCACTTTTGAACCTTGAAACACTCTTGTTATGGATGCCCGTAATCAagatatcatcaacatacaagcAAAGTATAATC includes:
- the LOC127137657 gene encoding secreted RxLR effector protein 161-like, whose product is MNYFLVIEFHKSKVGLLMHQRRYALDILKKCDMEHCNACITPCEARVHLSKSDEEDDIDPTLYRSLIGSLWYLCNTRPDLAFSVGIASRFMERPKVSHLAEVKRILRYVKGTLGCGILFPASDMGRNCNLLGYTDSNWCRDKDDRKSTTEYIFMFGSTPISWCSKKERVVALSL